Proteins encoded by one window of Arachis hypogaea cultivar Tifrunner chromosome 1, arahy.Tifrunner.gnm2.J5K5, whole genome shotgun sequence:
- the LOC112802039 gene encoding uncharacterized protein gives MSRTLVQPIGQKRLTNVAVVRLKKHGMRFEIACYPNTVLAWRSGVEKDLDEVLQSHTVYSNVSKGVLAKSKDLIAAFGTDDQTKICLEVLKKGELQVAGKERESLLSSQFRDIATIVMQKTYNPETQRPYTISMIERLMRDIHFAVDPNSSSKKQALELIQELQKHYPIKRCPLRIRVAAPEEEVPALLEKLNEWKSTIISKEGSSGQLSVIFELEPGLYKDCHDFVVNNVHGRFEVLTHTLYVDGDTQVEQYNDDYEEMPPPLAKETREHVLELNDKLQKQTISSTSRPPLEMQQQKANKCSTCNVSFEDSKQYREHHKSEWHKHNMKRKTRQLPPLTEEECLADMELGDSKSDLKDYSF, from the exons ATGTCGCGAACGCTGGTGCAGCCTATAGGGCAGAAGAGGCTAACCAACGTGGCCGTCGTGCGACTCAAGAAGCACGGCATGCGCTTTGAGATCGCCTGCTACCCTAATACCGTCCTCGCTTGGCGTTCCGGCGT GGAGAAGGACCTGGACGAAGTGTTGCAGTCACATACTGTTTATTCCAATGTTTCCAAAGGAGTTCTTGCCAAGTCAAAGGATTTGATTGCTGCTTTTGGGACTGATGATCAGACCAAGATATGCTTAGAG GTTTTGAAGAAAGGGGAACTTCAGGTTGCCGGGAAAGAAAGGGAATCCTTGCTGTCGAGTCAGTTCAGAGATATTGCCACCATTGTGATGCAAAAGACATACAATCCTGAGACGCAGCGCCCTTACACTATTAGCATGATTGAGCGTCTCATGAGGGATATTCATTTTGCTGTTGATCCAAATAGCAGTTCCAAGAAGCAG GCTTTGGAGTTGATTCAGGAGCTTCAAAAGCACTACCCTATAAAACGATGTCCATTAAGAATACGAGTTGCTGCTCCTGAGGAGGAAGTGCCTGCCCTTTTAGAGAAGTTGAATGAGTGGAAGTCTACCATTATTTCTAAAGAAGGATCTTCTGGTCAGCTATCTGTT ATCTTTGAATTAGAACCTGGTCTATATAAGGATTGTCATGACTTCGTTGTGAACAACGTGCATGGAAGATTTGAGGTTCTTACACACACTCTTTATGTGGATGGGGATACCCAAGTAGAACAATACAATGATGACTATGAGGAAATGCCTCCACCGTTGGCCAAAGAAACTCGCGAACATGTGcttgaattgaatgataaacttCAAAAGCAAACAATTTCATCTACGAGTAGGCCGCCTCTTGAGATGCAACAACAAAAGGCAAACAAGTGCAGCACATGCAATGTTTCTTTTGAGGACTCTAAGCAGTACCGAGAACACCACAAGAGTGAGTGGCACAAACACAATATGAAGCGCAAGACGAGGCAACTCCCACCCCTTACTGAGGAAGAGTGCTTGGCAGACATGGAACTGGGTGACTCAAAATCTGATTTGAAGGATTATTCATTTTGA